The nucleotide sequence AAAGAGTGTGCGCAAAACTCGCGCGCGACGAAAAAGCCGGACCACTCTCTCTTCGAGGCACTTAAGAAGAGGTTTCTCCAACAATTCCCCTCCTCCTGGACCATTTGGCAAGCTGAGGGGAACTGTCCTCCCAGCGACATTTTGGAGGGAACCGGGCTCTGCAACCTATTAATAAGCCTCCGCCTTAAGCGACGCCCCTCCCTTTCGCACACGAGCCACGAGGGCGCCTGCCCGCGCCGCCAATCACACGCAAGGAACTTAGAAGTGCTCCAGCCAATCCCAGCGGCCGCCTGAATCCGGCGGTTTATTGGGGCACGCGGAGAGGCGGGGCGAGGCGGCGGTTTGGTGGCGCGAGGGCGGCGTTGATAACCGCTGCTCGGGTGGCTCCATCCCTTCCTTTCACGGCAGTACCGTCCCTGTTGGCTCCCCTCTCCCGCCATGTCCGACTGGGAGGCGGAAAGTGAGGAGGACGAGGCCTGCCAAGCTCCCGCCAAACCCTCTCCGGCCGAGTGGCGCCCGGTGATGGCGAGGGCTAGTGGGAAACGTGGCTCCGCGGGCAAAGACGACGAGGAGGAAAGAGGCGGTGGCGGGAGGAAATGGGGTTCGCGGCCGGCGCCTTCCCGCGAGCCGTGGCAGTCGGGGCCCTTGGAGTACCGGGCCCGAGGCCCCTTCCGAGGGGCGGGCAGGGAGCGTGCCGGGTCGCCGCCGCTGTGCTTCCACCTGGATAACTCCCTCGTGGGCACCCTCATAGGTAGCGGTGGCTGTCTGTGAGGGGGAACTTGGAGTTCtctctttttggggggcgggtggAGAGAAGTCCCCTCTTCCCCCAAActttatttatacacacacacacgaaagcgCAAACGGGGAGGGGGCGCCCTTGCCTCCCTGGCAAAGCAGGTTATTGCTGTGAACAacccaaagcgtggcttctgactCCCGTGTCGTTCAGTGTTGGACTTGACTCCCTTGCTGATTGCAGTAGACTGTGTTGAATTTGGACGGTCTCCTGGATAGTAAATTGTATAATACCACATTGTTTATGAGACTCGGTTATATGCCACTTAACAGTGCACACTGTATGTAGAAAAAGTGGCTGGGTAAGCAAATAGGCTCCTCTCCCATAAAATAAATAGCACTCTCTaaccttgcagggctgtttttAAGGTCATCTCAATAGAGCACCCTGTGGATTCATGAGTGTATGCCTTTTGCATGCTACATTTGTACAGTGTTTTTCTGCTAGTGCAGAGGTGGAGGTATATGTTGTTTGTGCGCTATGACAGGGGAAAGGGCCAGGGAGGGAAGATAGATTTATTAGCTAAAAAGTGATTAAGACcacagtcctaaccccacttacctgggagaaaggccccataaattcagtaggacttagttctgagtagacccactgttGGATTTGCACTGTAAGGCTGcaaatgtatacatacatacctgGGAATAAGTAATTGAACTCTGTGGATCTTgagtctgagtagacatgaacaGAATTGCACTGCTAAGGATGCCCAGAAATAACAACTTTATAGTGTTGAAaagaactgtcaggggtcttttacctttactatggtGTACTTAGTTTctctttaaaagagaaagagagctgACTTTATAGTCATTAGCACTTTTGCAACATAAGTGATGTCAAATCTGAGTGAACTGTCACTGGAGATAGAGAAATGGAAAGGAAACTCAAGCCTGCAATTCCCTGTGCAAAATGGTGTAGCCCTAATATTTTCCTTTTCGTGAATTGGGTGgccaataaaaagaaaaaacagcagcagaattcTGTTCATTGTGGGCATGGAACAGTAAGCCTAGGAAATGCATATGTATCAAAGCCCAAAAGACGATTGACAGAGGGAGGCGGTCAAAGGTACAGAGAGAGTTTAAGGGGCCTCCAGATTCTTAAGACTTTCTGTTTTAGCCCCATGCAAAAATCCCTTTCTGTAATTGAGTTGCACCCAAATCTCTAATACTATATGATCATGTTTACAAACTTTGGTGTTCTTTAAATGGTTTAGTTTAGCTTTGTACATAGGGAAAAGCGTGTTCACTGAAATATGTGAAAGTTATCACTATTATACTAGTGTTCTTATGTCATAAGTTCATTGGGTCATTTTGCAACAAAATATTAGTTAACATAGGGATAGGAATTGTTCATCTGGGGAAAACCTAAGAATTGCTCAGCTTCACTTCtgagtgtttttatttaaaaatttgcACCCTCTTTAGATGCCTCCAGACTCTTGCCCTTGGTTCCTTTACTTGTGATAGAAATAATGTTTGCATTTTGCCAGTAGCAGTATGCATTGTTCTATTTTTGAAAACATTTAGCTAAAATTAGaatgtggccaaattttgcatatgtattttaattttgcaaCAGGTCGAAGTGGAAGTAAAATAAAAGAGCTCCAGGAATCATCAGGTTGTAAAATACAGGTGAGgcactaatttttttaaaaaaaatgtgtttgtttaaaaaaaacagtctTTACTCAAAAGACTGGTTGTTGCATTGCAAAATAACTGCTTTTCTTTGCGAAGAGTGGGGTCATGTGTATATTTGTGATCACAAAGCAATTAACAAAGGAATTGGGGAGAAAATGTCTAGTGTGTAGTACTTTATGTACTTGAGTCAGTTTAGTGGTGCTTAACTGAACTTAGGGTGGGGGGGAGATGCTGCTATACTGTTTTTAAACCCCAAGCATTTCCCCCAAACAAGTAAAACCTCAGTACTATTTATGATTGTACATTATGTTAGTGTAACATTTGGTAAGCATCATCAAAAACACATGGATTGTGCCAGCAGATGGGTAAGGAGTGACTTCCAATGAAGAACAAAGGTCCTGTTGAAAACTACTGGGACTATTGGCCAATGATGCAGATTTTCTGGAAAATTTACCAGAGTCCTAaatctattttgtttttatttaggccACAGTTCTATACCAGCttccctgggagcaagccccactaaacttaatgagacttgcttctgaatcAAATTACACAGGCAGCTTGTTAGACATATATTAATAAACATTATTAAAATTGTTAATTTAACATACTCTATAAATAGCTTAGACGTTTTTCCTACAGCTAAAGATTTTTCAACTGAAATTATTTAGTaaggaaaaaattaataaagcaAACATAATGTAGATGGATACATTATTCATATCAGTTCAAAAATTATATTAGTCATGtttggagtagacccactgaaattaatgggcatagcTAACTTAGataaatttcagtggatctagtTTCAGTAGAACTTGGATGCAGCTCACAACATTTTTTACTAGagtatttgaaaatattttaggAGATGACAAATTGTTAGCACACTCACCTTATATTGTTTGGATTTTAAAGAAAGGGCTGAATATGagttataaaatattttatgctTATATACCCTTTTTCATATCTTATGCACACTCCAATGAGAGCATGGTCATATCTTCTGGCCCTGTCTTCTGTGGAAGAAGTGAGTGGATTCTTCATGAAtccaggtgtgggtgggtgggtgcacatGTTTGTAATTACAAATTCTGGTTGTGCCAGGGTTCCTAATCACATACTACCTATCCACATATAGATTgctcacacataacactaaactgtggtttagtgcTATATGCACAAGCTGGAGTGAGCCCCAACTTGCTTCCTTTCCTGTGTGGCCGGAACTGGACTTTGGCATCATTTAGTTTTGCTTTCTCCTAATCTTTCATTGTTATTGCAGCTTCAGAAGAAGTGATAGTTTCTGTAGGTTGGTTGTTAAACTAAACCAGACTTGGTTATAAACTGCAATCTCTGGTTCACAAGCAAAGATGATCTGAGAAGAAACTGAAACTTAATGCCACCAAAGTCATCCCAGTCATGTGGTAGGGTGTGTGTATTCATTCATATGACACTATAATTTAGTACTATATGTAAACTGGCCGCAGAGTGTTCTCACTTTTTTCTGACTGCACAGAGGTTAGTGCCAGCTGGTGCACAAAGGGTGGGGACAGTAATGACAATCTTGCTGTCCCCACACCTTGATAGAATGTATGGACGAAATATGAAAAGACTGCTTTAATTTTCTGATAAAAGTTAATGTAACTTTGAAACTAAGGTACTAGACTCCTATCTATTATGTTACTTTTTCTCATTGTAATGAAGCAAGGCATATTTAGAAATGGAAAACTTTCAACCTGATATATTGCTTCTGACTGAAAGATACCCAAGTGGTTTAGGAAATCTTACTTGTACTTATCAAATATTTTTTTAGTGCCCAGAAAGACAATTTTAGGGCAGTATATTACAGCAATCTAATATCTGATTCTTCTACTAAGTAAAAAAACCTTACATTTAGGTTGTAAAGGGCAATTATGAAGCTGAAATAAAGATATTTGGTGGTAATGATAAGCAAACAAAAGCCAAAATGATGATTGATGATCTTATTGAGAGGTGCAGCCAAAACAACGCAGGAGAAAGGTATGTTAAAGGTAAGAATTTAAAACTTGATATGTGTTTTATATTTAAGCTTTCTCTGCAGACTGATCTGCTTGTATAAAACCCAGATTAGTGTTAGCCACTCTGTTGAAGAGACATTTATAAACTGAAAGCTAGTAGGGAGTGTAGGAATATCCAGAGGAGTTCATAAAGCTGCCCTTGTGATGCATCCAAAAATAAAACATGGTATTGGTTCACATAGTTGGTCTTTAGATTGCAGTGAAATGAAACAGTCTGTGGTTCATAATTAAACTTTTAATCTGAATTCCCAAGAACTAAGGTGCATAATCTGATATAAAATGTTTAACCAAATCAGAACCTAACTTTGTTTTAACAGATTGCTTTAAACACCAAGATTTTGGAACCACTCGTTATGAAGAAAGTCATTCCGGTGCTATGAAGTCGGGAAACAGTAATCCAAAGCAATCCATTAACTGGGCCTCCCTTCGAGAAAATAAAGCTAAATATGAAGCTATGAAGTGGGCTGGTTAGtgtaacatatttttttaaaggaattgtaGGTGGTCATCCTCCAATATAAAAATGCTTTATGAGCTGTGAAAATCATCTACTTTGATATGTAAAAAGTTCTAAGAAATTCTGAGAACATTTGATCATCTATTGAttttgttatatttattaaaaactGCCTGGTATGTGGTCACGGTTGAACGCAAAAATCAGATAAGATCTGGTGTAAAGGCCATAGTGTTAGTGCAGTATTTTAAGTGTCATATCACACTGAGGTAGCACCTTGGTATAAAAAAAGGCTTTCAATTAGATATAAAAGGTTGTGCTAACACAATATACTATATTGACCACACTAATTTAATGCACTAATTTAATGCCACTACAAAACATGGGTGCCAGGGTCCATAGGCATACTTACCCACAGAGTTAGGTGTATAATACATGGACAAGTCTACAGCACTATAGGGCATAGCAGTCATTCACACTAATGTGATTGGTCACTCAGGCAGACCCTGGACAGATGTACTGTTCTCATGTTATAAGAATCACTGCAGAGGAATCTGTGAGTCAGAAGTAACAGTGAAACCAGGGTACTGAATTCAAAATATCTTGCTGTGCCTGTAGAGATTTAAAAATTAATCCTTGAATACAAAGCTGGGAAGAAGTAGTATCTTTATATACAAGACTGCCCATTGCCCACATCTCAGTTTACAGATAAGTACTGACTGTGGTACaaagtttaaaaagaaagctCAAAAATTGTTTTTGTGGttgggtgtttttcttttcttttttaatctagTGAAACTTTGTGAATATGGAAAAATGAATTTCCATACTCATGCTGTGGTTTCTAGTAAACGAAAAGTGTTCAAGGGCTTATTGATAGCCCTTCTTTGGGTGATAAATATATTTGGTGTAGTTTCTTATCGGCATTTCTTTGCAAGCCATGTTGAATTGTGTGTCTGCTCAATAGAACTACCTGTAAAAATGAGGAATAGGCTGGCATGGGAATAgagttcagggttgttgtttttaatgaagatggtgttcttttctattcttaGTAGTTTGAgaagttactttttaaaataacccattttccctttaattttattAGATTTGCCTCCAATTGAAAAATGTTTTTACAAAGAATCTCTAAAGGTTGCTTCAATGTCACAAGAAGAAGCTGATAGGTGGAggtaaaaatttaaattggaaaGTTGTATGGCCTATTGGAAAGTTgggttgatttttaaatggattATAGTTTTAAGAAGGTGAAGGCAATGTCTGCAAAGTAGTAGGTAATACTGAGTTTAGATGCACACCATAAGACTAGGCTGTGTGTATATTTGACACAGGATAGGTCTTACGTGCCATTTTTATTTGGGGGTAGGATTGAAGTGCATAAGCTCATTGTATAGCTTGTAAGGTTTGAAAGCTGATGCCATCAGCCATGGAACATTTCCAGAGGTATGCACTTTAAAACATCTTACGTGAATGAAACATATACATTTGAAAATGCATCTATAATCAGAGAGCCTGGGTGGATTGCAGCTCTTGGACAAGTGCACATTCACTACAAACCATGGCTTTCTATTATGTAGTAGTTTGAAAGAACCTTAATTATTCTTTAATCATGTTTATGATTTGCACTAAATCATAAAATTCCTTGCATGCAGTGGGACTTAGTTGTCATCATAGCTTCTGTTGGCAAAGGTCacgttttgtttttaatagcagCCTCTACCACTGGCTTTGATTATGTTTAGTGCATAATAATGTTAAGCAACTTTTATCTAGTTGTTGGCATAAGCTAATTATGGAAATGATAACAAAGTGGAAACTACATGATTTTTTGCTCTAGATATTTAGTACTTTGTCTGGAATTGAGAAATAAACCATTTTGTCTGCTATCAGTATAATATTATCTCTTTATGttgtcttttaaagaaaagaaaataataatatcacatgTGATGACCTGAAAGATAATGAAAAGCGTCACATTCCCAATCCTATTTGTATTTTTGAAGATGCTTTTATGCATTATCCTGACATTATGGCAAATATAAAGAAAGTTGGCTTTCAGAAGCCTACTCCAATTCAGGTATTttagttttctttatttctgaatAGTGTAGAAACTGTGCTGTTTAAATAGTAGGCCCTATGTAATAATATACTGTTTATTTTAGTCACAGGCTTGGCCAATAATACTTCAAGGATTTGATCTCATTGGAATAGCGCAGACTGGTACTGGAAAGACTTTGGCTTATCTAATGCCTGGGTTCATTCACTTGGATTTGCAGCCAATGTAAGAAGTAACTGGAATAAGATTTGATTTATTCTGTGCctggtgggttgtttttgttaATCAAGTTAATAAGATTTAACACAATCTTGGTCACAAGAGCTGTGTGTGAAACTACTGTCATGCTTTTTGTCATCCAGCCCTGTTGTACTGTCAGTTGCCATTCTTTTCTCTTGCATACATACAGTAGTCCATAAACTGGAAAGAGATTCAGCAATGTATTCTTTTTAATGGTTATAGAGTTTGCAACAGTTaaggttgttattttttaaaatcaatgctATCATAAACAATATAAACATTGTTGTGCTCTACACAGGAAGAcatcccacccctgctttacctCTTAATTCTCAAGGAAGGCTTCTGTCAACATTGGGAGGCAGACTGCAGCTCTGTGATTTCCTTTAGAGATGTAACATTTCAGATgggatttaaaaagcaaactctCCAACCTCATAATCCCAGCTATGAATTACTATCTATATTTACATGATAGCCACCATGATGCTATGGCTATGGAGTCCCAGTGATGTGTACATTTCTCTTGCTCAGGGATGCCAAGTTAGCAGGTGCTAACCAGTCTAGGTTATTTCATACCTCCCTAAGTTAcagcttaagggacgcgggtggcgctgtgggttaaaccacagagcctaggacttgccaatcagaaggtcgaggattcgaatccccgtgacggggtgagctcccgttgctcggtcccagctcctgccaatctagcagttcgaaagcacgtcaaagtgcaagtagataaataggtaccactccagcgggaaggtaaatggtgtttctgtgtgctgctctggttcgccagaagcggcttagtcatgctggccacatgacccggaagctgtacgccagctcccttggtcaataaagcgagatgagcgccgcaaccccagagttggttacaactggacctaatggtcaggggtccctttgccttttaaGTTACAGCTTAACCCAGCAGCCCTGCCTTTTCTCTTTATTCTTTCCCAAGCATCTGGGCATCATGATGCACAAACATCCATTCTTCCTACTCCCATGAAACCAAGTTACTTGGTTTGCATTGCCATAGTATGTAGGCTGCTAATGCCATAAAGTGCTTTTGTAAGTgatgtgtgcttttgaacttacttccaggtaattaTACTTTGAAATGTGGCCTTAATTCATTCTAACCAAAGTTAAATGATACTTGGATGCAAGCCAAACAGCATAGTTAGCCTGTCTGCTAGGTTTTCCTCTGTTCTCTTCTTAAAATATTgccttttgtattttttatgtataACTGCTATCTAAACAAGGTTGGATTTTCTTACAGACCTAGAGAAAAACGTGGTGGACCAGGTATGTTGGTTCTCACTCCCACTCGAGAACTGGCTCTTCAAGTTGAGGCAGAGTGCTCAAAATATTCCTATAAAGGAATTAAAAGGTAATATTTACATCATCTTCATTACTTTGGCAGTGGTACTGCAATATGTCACAATATCTCTGAAAGACGCCACTGTGAAACACTTCAAGTAGTATTTTTATGTTTATAGTCTTTTGATGGATTTATTAGTATTTAACATCTACAATTTCCCGATAGTATGCCAAATACTGTATGGACTGCAGTACAGATTATAATTTCCTTATAGAAATTTTACAGTCTTCAACTGCCACCTTCTAGCTTTCTTATGATCATGTTTAAAACTTTTCATTCCTACATCTGACTAAAATAAGCATTCCtaagtccctccagatgtttaggagaAACATCAACATTCTAGTTCAATAACAACATATATTTAAACAACTTTCTCAGCATTTCTAAAGAGTTGTTCAAATTCTATTCCTGCTACTAAAACAGGACAATCCCACAGTAATCAAGAGGACAGCTGCCACTTACCAAGAGGGTCAAAAGGCCTGGTGCATGTGCagcagtggagccaatccagtaCTCCTGCTGCTTCACCCATCTGCACTGGGTTCCCTGCACCTTTCCCTC is from Podarcis raffonei isolate rPodRaf1 chromosome 3, rPodRaf1.pri, whole genome shotgun sequence and encodes:
- the DDX43 gene encoding probable ATP-dependent RNA helicase DDX43: MSDWEAESEEDEACQAPAKPSPAEWRPVMARASGKRGSAGKDDEEERGGGGRKWGSRPAPSREPWQSGPLEYRARGPFRGAGRERAGSPPLCFHLDNSLVGTLIGRSGSKIKELQESSGCKIQVVKGNYEAEIKIFGGNDKQTKAKMMIDDLIERCSQNNAGERYVKDCFKHQDFGTTRYEESHSGAMKSGNSNPKQSINWASLRENKAKYEAMKWADLPPIEKCFYKESLKVASMSQEEADRWRKENNNITCDDLKDNEKRHIPNPICIFEDAFMHYPDIMANIKKVGFQKPTPIQSQAWPIILQGFDLIGIAQTGTGKTLAYLMPGFIHLDLQPIPREKRGGPGMLVLTPTRELALQVEAECSKYSYKGIKSICIYGGGDRKGQISVVTKGVDIVIATPGRLNDLQMNNFINLRSITYLVLDEADRMLDMGFEPQIMKILLDIRPDRQTVMTSATWPDGVRRLAKSYLKDPMIVYVGTLDLAAVNTVEQKIVIIPEEEKRAFTRYFIDTMKSEDKVIIFVGKKLTADDLSSDFGLQGIPVQSLHGNREQCDREQALDDFKKGRVRILIATDLASRGLDVHDITHVFNFDFPRNIEEYVHRVGRTGRAGRTGEAVTLVTRNDWRNASELIDILERGNQVIPEELISMAERYKQFQLKKEMEKDTGRSRGRSRRGF